One Gardnerella vaginalis genomic window, GCGCTTGTTCCCAGCCGTGGATATTAATTCTTCTGGCACGCGCCGCGAAGAGTTGATTACTCCTGCTCAAGAATTGCCTATTATTTATCGCTTGAGGCGACTATTTGGCGGTCTTGAGCCAGAGCAGGCTTATCAGACTTTGGTGCCACGCTTAAAGAAAACTGCGTCAAATCGCGATTTTCTCGCGGCGATTGTGCAGCAAGCGAATAATTCTACAAATGGTGGGTCGCCAGCAACCGCTGCTTAAGTAGGTTATGCTCGTGTAATTTTATAAATATAACTTTAAAAAATACACTTTAAATTACCCCTTGGTTTAATCAATCGAGGGGTAATTTTTATTGTTTATTTTTTAATACTGTTTTTATTACAAACTTATTTTGTGTTTTAAAACAAAAAAAATATACGTTTATATATAATTAATTTCCTATAAAATACACTATTCTTGGTAATTTTTACTATTGATAATGCGTATGCAAATAATAAAAATTAAATAATTATAATTAATTGTCAAAAGTTTATTCTCATAAACATTTGATATTTAATGTGAAAAACCGTGATTTTTTATATAATTTTGTTCTTTTTCGTTAAAAAATACGATACGATTGAATAGACTGCAGGGTAGCGCAATCTGAAATCCACGAAAGTATTCAGAAAGATGCGCTATATGAGGATGGAGGTCGTATGACAGGAAACTCTCATAAGATTGAAAATAATATTCCTTCTGGCTTGAACGCCAATGTGAGCACAGTTGCTCCTATAGATTCTACAGATGCGATTATCGTAGATATTCTTGAACACGATGGTCGTGCAACATTAACCAGACTAGCTAAAGCATCTGGATTATCGGTTTCTGCCGTGCAATCTAGAGTACAAAAGCTTGAGCGCAGAGGAATTATCACTGGTTACCGTGCATTGATTGACTATGAGCG contains:
- a CDS encoding Lrp/AsnC family transcriptional regulator → MTGNSHKIENNIPSGLNANVSTVAPIDSTDAIIVDILEHDGRATLTRLAKASGLSVSAVQSRVQKLERRGIITGYRALIDYERRGLPVSAFVAVTPLDFEQEASVPAKLKDIEGIEACYSITGSPSFMLVVRVATPSKLEELINTIHRIVPVSTETTMVLQTYFD